A genomic segment from Malaclemys terrapin pileata isolate rMalTer1 chromosome 1, rMalTer1.hap1, whole genome shotgun sequence encodes:
- the FAM76B gene encoding protein FAM76B: MAAAAAPALYACTKCNQRYPFEELSQGQQLCKECRIAHPMVKCTYCRSEFQQESKTNTICKKCAQNVKQFGTPKPCQYCNIIAAFIGTKCQRCTNSEKKYGPPQTCEQCKQQCAFDRKEEGRRKVDGKLLCWLCTLSYKRVLQKTKEQRKSLGSSHSNSSSSSLAEKDQHHSKHHHHHHHHHRHSSSHHKISNLSPEQDQGMWKQSHKSSAAIQNETPKKKPKLESKPSNGDSSSINQSTDSGGTDNFVLISQLKEEVMSLKRLLQQRDQTILEKDKKLTELKADFQYQESNLRTKMNSMEKAHKETVEQLQAKNRELLKQVAALSKGKKFDKSGSILTSP, from the exons ATGGCTGCGGCGGCGGCCCCGGCTCTGTACGCCTGCACCAAGTGCAACCAGCGCTACCCCTTCGAGGAGCTCTCCcagggccagcagctctgcaag GAATGTCGAATTGCACATCCCATGGTAAAATGTACTTACTGCCGATCAGAATTCCAACAAGAGAG CAAAACTAACACAATATGCAAGAAATGTGCCCAAAACGTGAAGCAGTTTGGAACG CCCAAGCCTTGTCAGTACTGTAATATTATTGCAGCATTTATTGGCACTAAATGCCAGCGTTGCACAAATTCAGAAAAGAAATATGGACCGCCTCAGACGTGTGAACAGTGCAAGCAGCAATGTGCTTTTGATCGCAAAgaggagggaagaaggaag GTTGATGGGAAGCTGTTGTGTTGGCTTTGTACACTATCCTACAAGAGAGTACTGCAGAAGACAAAGGAACAGAGGAAGAGCCTAGGGTCTTCACATTCTAATTCGTCATCCTCGTCTCTTGCTGAGAAAGACCAGCATCATTCAAAAcaccatcatcaccaccaccaccatcatcgtcACAGCAGCAGTCATCACAA AATCAGCAATCTGAGTCCAGAACAAGATCAGGGAATGTGGAAACAGAG CCATAAATCCTCTGCAGCTATTCAGAATGAAACTCCaaagaaaaaacccaaactgGAATCCAAGCCATCCAATGGAGATAG tagcTCTATAAATCAGTCAACAGACAGTGGGGGAACTGACAACTTTGTCCTCATAAGTCAGTTGAAAGAAGAAGTGATGTCACTCAAACGTCTTTTGCAGCAAAGAGATCAGACTATCTTAGAAAAAGATAAAAAG TTGACAGAGTTGAAGGCAGACTTTCAGTACCAGGAGTCTAATTTAAGGACAAAAATGAACAGTATGGAAAAAGCTCACAAGGAAACAGTGGAACAACTGCAG GCCAAAAACAGAGAACTACTCAAACAGGTTGCCGCATTGTCAAAGGGTAAAAAGTTTGATAAAAGTGGAAGTATACTAACATCTCCATGA